The bacterium genome window below encodes:
- a CDS encoding ABC transporter permease, whose product MSEALPTIPFSSLCLAFLPSLFLIGVMKRWRLSTGEALYANARMLGQLLLVGYALAYVFEAETPWVVLAVFALMVGVAARIAMRPIPDRGARVYAIVLAAIASSGFGMLVLVTQLVLDLPRWFEPRFTVPLAGMIFANTMNTVSLAAERFASERRHQESVLEARRVALEAALIPQINALLAVGLVSLPGMMTGQILSGIAPLVAVRYQIMVMCMVFGSGGLGAAAYLAMVTRRFDARD is encoded by the coding sequence ATGAGCGAAGCGCTTCCGACCATTCCGTTCTCCAGCCTCTGCCTCGCCTTCCTGCCGAGTCTCTTCCTGATCGGCGTGATGAAGCGCTGGCGACTCTCGACCGGAGAGGCCCTCTACGCGAACGCGAGGATGCTCGGGCAGCTGCTGCTGGTCGGCTACGCGCTCGCGTACGTCTTCGAGGCCGAGACACCGTGGGTGGTGCTGGCGGTCTTCGCCCTGATGGTGGGTGTCGCGGCCAGGATCGCGATGCGGCCGATTCCGGATCGGGGCGCGCGGGTCTATGCGATCGTGCTCGCCGCGATCGCGTCGAGCGGCTTCGGGATGCTGGTCCTGGTGACCCAGCTCGTCCTCGATCTGCCACGCTGGTTCGAGCCTCGCTTCACGGTTCCGCTCGCGGGCATGATCTTCGCCAACACGATGAACACCGTGAGCCTGGCGGCGGAGCGCTTCGCCTCCGAGCGGCGTCATCAGGAAAGCGTGCTCGAGGCGCGCCGCGTCGCGCTCGAGGCCGCGCTGATTCCCCAGATCAACGCCCTGCTGGCCGTCGGCCTCGTCTCGCTACCGGGCATGATGACGGGCCAGATCCTGTCGGGCATCGCGCCCCTGGTGGCCGTCCGCTACCAGATCATGGTGATGTGCATGGTCTTCGGCTCTGGAGGCCTCGGTGCCGCCGCCTATCTCGCCATGGTCACCCGGCGCTTCGACGCTCGCGACTGA
- a CDS encoding SDR family oxidoreductase, whose product MIDFERLDERGVLITGGASGIGLALARTFQERGARVCLADRDPARLAESAATLGVGSVVCDVTDPDAVEAALAQAWDTCGPIDVLCANAGVVRSAPLIEVSRDEAEWQFAVNVWGVLDCCQAFVRRLRREGRPGHLLLTGSEASLSHPDFVRPMQVGIYHMTKHSVLSMGDALRGELAPDGIGVSVLCPGPTPTDLAVTSEAARVAHLGGAAELRGPEADDDEAVDERSRDTRDVAEAALAGLRRGLFVIPTHPHIREDVQLRYREIERSFEGLS is encoded by the coding sequence ATGATCGACTTCGAGAGACTCGACGAGCGCGGCGTCCTGATCACGGGCGGAGCCAGCGGAATCGGTCTCGCGCTCGCGCGGACCTTCCAGGAGCGGGGCGCGCGGGTCTGCCTCGCCGATCGCGATCCGGCGCGTCTGGCGGAGAGCGCGGCGACCCTCGGCGTCGGGAGCGTGGTCTGCGACGTGACCGACCCGGACGCCGTGGAGGCCGCTCTCGCGCAGGCCTGGGACACGTGTGGCCCGATCGACGTCCTCTGCGCGAACGCGGGCGTCGTTCGCTCGGCGCCGTTGATCGAGGTGAGCCGAGACGAGGCCGAATGGCAGTTCGCGGTGAACGTGTGGGGGGTGCTCGACTGCTGCCAGGCGTTCGTGCGGCGGCTGCGTCGCGAAGGCCGCCCCGGGCATCTGCTCCTCACCGGCTCCGAGGCCAGCCTCTCCCATCCCGACTTCGTCCGACCGATGCAGGTCGGCATCTACCACATGACGAAGCACTCGGTGCTCTCGATGGGCGACGCGCTGCGGGGCGAGCTCGCGCCCGACGGAATCGGCGTGAGTGTCCTCTGTCCTGGACCGACGCCCACGGACCTCGCCGTGACCTCGGAGGCTGCGCGCGTGGCTCATCTCGGCGGCGCGGCGGAGCTGCGTGGGCCCGAGGCCGACGACGACGAAGCGGTGGACGAGCGCTCGCGAGACACGCGCGACGTAGCGGAGGCCGCGCTGGCGGGACTGCGGCGCGGACTCTTCGTGATCCCCACCCACCCCCACATCCGCGAGGACGTCCAGCTTCGCTACCGCGAGATCGAACGGTCCTTCGAGGGGCTGTCGTGA
- a CDS encoding SDR family oxidoreductase, whose amino-acid sequence MRLGLDLEERVFVVAGAGGGGIGSATARSLAAAGAHVAGIDRSAEAFGAVRDDLERMGLPHHLVECDLAAEGAAESALEAIERALGPVDGVVNVVGGFESQDQMGPLLGAGAEENFGRLLEFNLRPTLATSIAVARRLRDRSSAGSIVQITSSTGLVSMPFGAGYAAAKAALVNLTRTMAVEWGSARIRVNAIACGTIQTAEARRWAEGVEEAARRVVPLGRTGEPEEIAGAALFLLSDLSSYVSGTVLGVDGGALARAPYNDEHDLPVFITDDTIRDRLLKD is encoded by the coding sequence TTGAGACTCGGGCTCGATCTCGAAGAGCGGGTCTTCGTCGTCGCCGGCGCCGGCGGAGGCGGGATCGGCAGCGCGACGGCGCGGTCTCTGGCCGCTGCGGGCGCGCACGTGGCTGGAATCGACCGCAGCGCCGAGGCCTTCGGTGCGGTCCGCGACGACCTCGAGCGAATGGGCTTGCCCCACCACCTCGTCGAGTGCGACCTCGCCGCCGAGGGCGCCGCGGAGTCGGCGCTGGAGGCGATCGAGCGAGCGCTCGGCCCCGTGGACGGCGTCGTCAACGTGGTGGGCGGGTTCGAGTCCCAGGACCAGATGGGGCCGCTGCTCGGCGCCGGCGCCGAGGAGAATTTCGGCCGGCTCCTCGAGTTCAACCTGCGTCCGACCCTGGCGACGTCGATCGCGGTCGCTCGACGGCTCCGCGATCGATCGAGCGCCGGCTCCATCGTGCAGATCACGTCTTCGACGGGCCTCGTCTCGATGCCCTTCGGTGCGGGCTACGCCGCGGCGAAGGCGGCGCTCGTGAACCTCACGCGAACGATGGCGGTCGAGTGGGGAAGCGCGAGGATCCGCGTGAACGCGATCGCGTGCGGGACGATCCAGACCGCCGAGGCCCGGCGCTGGGCGGAAGGCGTCGAGGAAGCGGCCCGGCGCGTCGTGCCGCTCGGACGGACCGGGGAGCCCGAGGAGATCGCCGGCGCTGCGCTCTTCCTGCTCAGCGATCTCTCGAGCTACGTGAGCGGCACCGTGCTCGGCGTCGACGGCGGCGCACTGGCCCGCGCGCCCTACAACGACGAGCACGATCTGCCCGTATTCATCACGGACGACACGATCCGCGATCGGTTGCTGAAGGACTGA
- a CDS encoding transporter substrate-binding domain-containing protein has protein sequence MLRDCLSPRRLALCGLIALVGVGLTLPSSRVAIATEPSTTALRLASDRWPPFTDEEGSARVAIKLVELALGRTGQLPASTILEGDFANVMERIEQGDFDGSAALWKTPEREAFLRFSVPYLENRLVLVGREGSAVDARSISELAGKRVATVGAYAYGGILESAVGPELVPGESDAANLQKLLDGKVDYVLVDELLVHHLFRGQEAEAEAALAVGGYPLVSRTLHFALRKDVDGAEGIVEAFDREIRAMMADGTYHQTLDVDWLWADIDGDGDTELVLGGVQAGASEPIQGYDVVAGERGASGEKRASRYAVEGVIYESWEHIPDRYKVEIDRTREPLESGVTVIRF, from the coding sequence GTGCTCCGAGATTGCCTTTCTCCCCGACGCCTTGCGCTCTGCGGCTTGATCGCGCTCGTGGGCGTCGGCCTGACGCTCCCTTCTTCACGGGTCGCGATCGCGACGGAACCCTCCACCACGGCCCTGCGCCTCGCCTCCGATCGATGGCCTCCCTTCACGGACGAGGAAGGCTCCGCTCGCGTGGCGATCAAGCTCGTGGAGCTGGCGCTCGGCCGAACCGGCCAGCTCCCGGCGTCGACGATTCTCGAGGGCGACTTCGCCAACGTCATGGAACGCATCGAGCAGGGCGACTTCGACGGGAGCGCCGCTCTCTGGAAGACGCCCGAGCGAGAAGCCTTCCTTCGTTTTTCCGTACCCTACCTCGAGAATCGTCTCGTTCTGGTGGGGCGCGAGGGAAGCGCCGTGGACGCGCGGAGCATCTCCGAGCTGGCCGGCAAGCGGGTCGCCACGGTGGGCGCCTACGCCTACGGCGGAATCCTCGAGTCTGCTGTCGGGCCCGAGCTGGTGCCGGGGGAAAGCGACGCCGCGAACCTCCAGAAGCTGCTCGACGGGAAAGTCGACTACGTCCTCGTCGACGAGCTCCTGGTCCATCATCTCTTTCGCGGACAGGAAGCCGAGGCCGAGGCCGCCCTCGCGGTCGGCGGGTATCCGCTCGTGAGCCGAACGCTCCACTTCGCGCTGCGCAAGGACGTCGACGGTGCCGAAGGAATCGTAGAAGCGTTCGACCGGGAGATTCGTGCCATGATGGCGGATGGCACGTACCACCAGACGCTGGACGTCGACTGGCTGTGGGCGGACATCGATGGCGATGGCGATACCGAACTCGTTCTCGGCGGAGTCCAGGCCGGCGCGAGCGAGCCGATTCAAGGCTATGACGTCGTGGCCGGGGAGCGGGGCGCGTCGGGTGAGAAGAGGGCGTCGCGCTACGCCGTCGAAGGCGTGATCTACGAGAGCTGGGAACACATCCCCGATCGCTACAAGGTGGAGATCGATCGCACGCGGGAGCCGCTGGAGTCGGGTGTGACGGTGATCCGGTTCTAG
- a CDS encoding amidohydrolase family protein, whose amino-acid sequence MSEKSQSARVREAVDHPIIDADGHFVEIWPLAHEEITAYVEQEGGAALRDRFLAGHAAPFDTTSSVATIGGDPDRGQAMPSWWGWPTEHTLDRATAYLPELLYQRLDDFGIDVTILYASMSLSFLDLEDAELAGAACRAMNRMHARIFAPYRDRIVVGALIPMNTPDVAIETLDHAVDLGLHTGAISGYVRRSIPALERAHGKLDPPVHVYDQYGMDSAYDYDPFWQRCLDRRFSPISHSSDQYHNVARSTSSYVFNHVGGLARGHESLCKALFLGGVTRRFPDLRIGFLEGGVAWGCSLYADLIGHYEKRGGHAIGSLDPERLDVGGLMALFDAHGGDEVKAARDRVERHFAQPGARPARIDEFEAVALEAPSQIRDRFEPNFYFGCEADDPLVPWAFAERVNPFGARLRAMFGSDISHWDVSDMTEPVHEAFEAVEDGRLSDRDFRDFAFTNAVRLHAGMNPAFFEDTIVAEAAAEALVKASSA is encoded by the coding sequence ATGAGCGAGAAGAGCCAGTCCGCACGGGTCCGCGAGGCCGTCGACCACCCGATCATCGACGCCGACGGGCACTTCGTCGAGATCTGGCCGCTGGCCCACGAGGAGATCACCGCGTACGTCGAGCAGGAGGGGGGCGCCGCGCTGCGCGATCGATTCCTCGCCGGCCACGCCGCGCCCTTCGACACGACCTCGTCCGTCGCGACGATCGGCGGCGATCCGGATCGCGGGCAGGCGATGCCCTCGTGGTGGGGCTGGCCGACCGAGCACACCCTCGATCGGGCGACGGCCTACCTGCCCGAGCTCCTCTACCAGCGGCTCGACGACTTCGGGATCGACGTGACGATCCTCTATGCGTCGATGAGCCTCTCCTTTCTCGACCTGGAGGACGCGGAGCTCGCGGGCGCTGCGTGCCGGGCGATGAACCGCATGCACGCCCGGATCTTCGCGCCCTACCGCGACCGGATCGTCGTCGGCGCCCTCATCCCGATGAACACGCCCGATGTCGCGATCGAGACCCTCGACCACGCGGTCGATCTGGGCCTGCACACGGGCGCCATCTCGGGCTACGTGCGCCGATCGATCCCGGCCCTGGAACGCGCCCACGGGAAGCTCGATCCGCCGGTGCACGTCTACGACCAGTACGGGATGGACTCCGCCTACGACTACGATCCGTTCTGGCAGCGCTGCCTCGATCGGCGCTTCTCGCCGATCTCGCACAGCTCGGATCAGTATCACAACGTGGCCCGGTCGACGTCGAGCTACGTCTTCAACCACGTCGGTGGACTCGCGCGCGGCCACGAGAGTCTCTGCAAGGCGCTCTTCCTCGGCGGCGTCACCCGACGCTTTCCGGATCTGCGGATCGGATTCCTGGAGGGGGGTGTCGCCTGGGGGTGCAGCCTCTATGCGGACCTGATCGGTCACTACGAGAAGCGGGGTGGCCACGCGATCGGATCCCTCGATCCCGAGCGCCTCGACGTCGGCGGCTTGATGGCGCTCTTCGACGCGCATGGGGGCGACGAGGTGAAGGCGGCGCGAGACCGCGTCGAGCGACACTTCGCGCAGCCCGGCGCCCGGCCTGCTCGGATCGACGAGTTCGAAGCCGTCGCGCTGGAGGCGCCGTCCCAGATCCGCGACCGGTTCGAGCCGAACTTCTACTTCGGTTGCGAAGCCGACGATCCGCTCGTGCCCTGGGCCTTCGCCGAGCGCGTGAACCCCTTCGGCGCGCGGCTCCGGGCGATGTTCGGGTCCGACATCTCCCACTGGGACGTCTCCGATATGACCGAGCCGGTGCACGAGGCCTTCGAGGCGGTCGAGGACGGGCGACTCTCGGACCGGGACTTCCGCGACTTCGCCTTCACGAACGCCGTGCGTCTCCATGCGGGGATGAATCCGGCGTTCTTCGAGGACACGATCGTCGCCGAGGCCGCCGCCGAGGCGCTCGTGAAAGCGTCGAGCGCTTGA
- a CDS encoding nuclear transport factor 2 family protein, whose translation MNPLNREGEDLEAKVERLLDIEEIKRLKYKYFRCFDTADVEGIRDVFHPDVTLSVVGGVYKFKLEGRDAYLDMVRDGAHAEMITQHQGHHPEIDILSPTEARGTWYLQDSVWEFRRKMHITGAAFYHERYEKVDGRWVIREIEFQRIHEIVDPIDAPPNVTVNYLEEHGRRLPPGDLPPFQKDED comes from the coding sequence ATGAATCCCCTGAACCGTGAAGGCGAAGACCTCGAAGCCAAGGTCGAACGGCTGCTCGACATCGAAGAGATCAAGCGCCTCAAGTACAAGTACTTCCGCTGCTTCGACACGGCGGACGTCGAGGGGATTCGGGACGTCTTCCATCCCGACGTGACGCTCTCCGTCGTGGGGGGCGTGTACAAATTCAAGCTCGAGGGACGGGACGCCTATCTCGACATGGTCCGCGACGGCGCGCACGCCGAGATGATCACGCAGCACCAGGGACATCACCCCGAGATCGACATCCTCTCGCCCACCGAAGCGCGCGGCACCTGGTACCTCCAGGACAGCGTCTGGGAGTTCCGCCGCAAGATGCACATCACGGGCGCGGCGTTCTACCACGAGCGCTACGAGAAGGTCGACGGCCGCTGGGTCATCCGGGAGATCGAGTTCCAGCGAATCCACGAGATCGTCGACCCGATCGACGCTCCGCCGAACGTGACCGTGAACTACCTCGAAGAGCACGGACGCCGACTGCCCCCGGGCGATCTGCCTCCGTTCCAGAAGGACGAAGATTGA
- a CDS encoding SDR family oxidoreductase has product MNESTPHVVTGAARGIGLCCADRLRASGPLLMTDLDAGSLESSAKALEAQGAEVETLAGNLTDPGVRKALVDRIAERGGFRSLVHAAGVAGSQAGADLILDLNLITAAELLRDLLPHAHAGSVVVILASQAGHVFKSHVTPEITALVADPLVPDFQSKAKALLPAAWDVPSLAYSLSKYGVHQLVAAQARGFGERGARIVSVSPALIETPMGEAERAEQPAIDDLLKIAALGRSGQPEEIASVVNFLCSDEASFVTGVDWLVDGGGTRPMLDAIESGGFPS; this is encoded by the coding sequence ATGAACGAATCCACTCCCCACGTCGTGACCGGTGCCGCCCGTGGTATCGGTCTGTGTTGCGCTGACCGGCTCCGCGCCTCGGGCCCCCTCCTCATGACGGATCTGGATGCCGGCTCGCTCGAGTCGAGCGCGAAGGCACTCGAAGCTCAGGGGGCCGAGGTCGAAACGCTCGCGGGGAATCTCACCGACCCGGGCGTGCGAAAGGCGCTCGTCGATCGCATCGCCGAGCGCGGTGGTTTTCGTTCGCTGGTCCATGCTGCCGGCGTGGCGGGAAGCCAGGCGGGCGCGGACCTGATCCTGGACCTGAATCTGATCACCGCGGCCGAGCTGCTCCGCGATCTGCTTCCGCACGCGCATGCCGGGAGCGTCGTCGTGATTCTCGCCTCTCAAGCCGGGCACGTCTTCAAGTCCCACGTGACCCCCGAGATCACCGCGCTCGTCGCGGACCCGTTGGTCCCGGATTTCCAGTCGAAGGCGAAGGCGCTCCTACCCGCGGCCTGGGACGTGCCTTCGCTCGCCTACTCCCTGTCCAAGTACGGCGTGCATCAGCTGGTCGCCGCGCAAGCCCGCGGCTTCGGCGAGCGTGGCGCGCGGATCGTCTCCGTTTCTCCGGCCTTGATCGAAACACCCATGGGCGAGGCGGAGAGAGCGGAGCAGCCCGCGATCGACGACCTCCTGAAGATCGCGGCCCTCGGACGATCCGGTCAGCCGGAGGAGATCGCCTCGGTCGTGAACTTCCTCTGTTCGGACGAGGCGAGCTTCGTGACCGGCGTCGACTGGCTCGTCGACGGCGGCGGAACGCGTCCGATGCTCGACGCGATCGAATCGGGCGGCTTCCCCAGCTAG
- a CDS encoding EthD domain-containing protein, producing MRKRISLKTRRPGLSPSAFRDHYENRHVPLGLEYVDRFQWRRYVRNYVVGSIGTPVGFDGYTEFWVDDDADDDALARFVASPEFAALHEDDARFLDVDARFSGEVVAVPFVDMACGSQGPGSAPPDAVEKVALLWTSGETPPADAAARASRIVAPLAERVADATLERVLGPPPGAPFDTLMTIFLVDARAADVPLDAMPASPWSLLTLDPIETPAHRLFGGARASGSRVGEHEAEIERTS from the coding sequence ATGCGCAAGCGAATCTCGCTCAAGACCCGACGCCCCGGACTCTCGCCCTCGGCGTTCCGCGACCACTACGAGAACCGACACGTCCCGCTCGGTCTCGAGTACGTGGATCGCTTCCAATGGCGGCGCTACGTCCGTAACTACGTGGTCGGCTCGATCGGGACGCCGGTCGGCTTCGATGGCTACACGGAGTTCTGGGTGGACGATGACGCAGACGACGACGCGCTCGCCCGATTCGTCGCCTCGCCCGAGTTCGCAGCGCTCCACGAAGACGACGCCCGCTTCCTCGACGTCGACGCCCGCTTCTCCGGCGAGGTCGTGGCCGTGCCCTTCGTAGACATGGCGTGCGGATCGCAAGGCCCCGGTTCTGCGCCGCCGGATGCGGTGGAGAAGGTGGCTTTGCTCTGGACCTCGGGTGAGACGCCGCCGGCCGACGCGGCCGCGCGCGCGTCGCGCATCGTGGCGCCGCTCGCCGAGCGCGTGGCCGACGCGACGCTCGAGCGCGTGCTCGGTCCGCCGCCAGGAGCGCCTTTCGACACGCTCATGACGATCTTTCTCGTCGACGCCCGGGCGGCCGACGTGCCACTCGACGCGATGCCCGCGTCGCCCTGGTCGCTGCTCACCCTCGACCCGATCGAGACACCCGCCCACCGACTCTTCGGCGGAGCCCGGGCTTCGGGCTCCCGCGTGGGAGAGCACGAGGCCGAAATCGAGAGGACCTCCTGA
- a CDS encoding PEP-CTERM sorting domain-containing protein has product MRRRFFLPLALTTLLATLILASPAIAIDPVFDRLLDDTTLIPGSANTFASVRFPVVEDSQLVFTSNVGERGFYAVDSTTGNVTTLVDESTLVPGGAALFDSFGASDIDGGHLIFTGGNPSVPGATGLYRVPLGGGPIEVIANTTTIAPGYGQPFTAITDASAGSGTIAFKAQVDTGQLAGIYRYENGLLEVVADRNTTVPGQGVPFRSFSTVHVGTEGNIAFLGGVSPLQEGLFSDRTGALESVALEDVVLDPVNGTTLSGFDFGSAIGGDDVAFRAAHSGGSFGAVYVDEAAGLRRIASRGDLVPGGGDSFLWFTGDVAHFGDKTVFRARTLSGEEGIYVDVAGEVHTLLAFGSLLDGAEVDFANFYSDGLHGDELALGVDFIGGTNALYLVTIPEPGTAILLGLGLGGLCAFRRRAGSPA; this is encoded by the coding sequence ATGCGAAGGCGCTTCTTCCTACCGCTCGCTCTCACGACGCTGCTCGCGACGCTCATTCTCGCCTCACCCGCGATCGCCATCGACCCGGTCTTCGATCGGCTGCTCGACGACACGACGCTGATCCCGGGCTCCGCGAACACCTTCGCCAGCGTGCGCTTTCCCGTCGTCGAAGACAGCCAGCTCGTTTTCACTTCCAACGTCGGCGAGAGAGGCTTCTACGCCGTCGATTCGACGACCGGCAACGTGACGACGCTCGTCGACGAATCGACCCTCGTCCCCGGTGGCGCCGCGCTCTTCGACTCCTTCGGCGCGAGCGACATCGATGGCGGACATCTGATCTTCACCGGCGGCAACCCGAGCGTGCCCGGAGCAACCGGTCTCTATCGCGTTCCGCTCGGCGGCGGTCCGATCGAGGTCATCGCGAACACGACTACGATCGCCCCGGGATACGGGCAGCCTTTCACCGCGATCACCGACGCGTCCGCGGGCTCGGGCACGATCGCATTCAAGGCCCAGGTCGATACCGGCCAGCTGGCCGGCATCTACCGGTACGAGAACGGGTTGCTCGAGGTCGTCGCGGACCGGAACACGACGGTTCCCGGACAAGGCGTGCCCTTCCGGAGCTTCTCGACGGTCCACGTCGGCACCGAGGGCAACATCGCCTTCCTCGGCGGCGTCTCCCCGCTCCAGGAAGGGCTCTTCAGCGACCGCACGGGCGCACTCGAGAGCGTCGCCCTCGAAGACGTGGTCCTCGATCCCGTGAACGGAACGACGCTTTCGGGATTCGACTTCGGGAGCGCGATCGGAGGCGACGACGTCGCGTTCCGCGCAGCGCACAGCGGCGGGAGCTTCGGCGCGGTCTACGTCGACGAGGCCGCGGGCCTGCGTCGTATCGCGTCCCGAGGCGATCTCGTTCCTGGCGGAGGCGATTCCTTCCTCTGGTTCACAGGAGACGTCGCTCACTTCGGCGACAAGACGGTCTTCCGGGCACGAACACTCAGCGGGGAAGAAGGGATCTACGTCGACGTCGCAGGGGAAGTGCACACGCTCCTCGCGTTCGGATCCCTGCTCGACGGCGCCGAGGTCGACTTCGCGAACTTCTACTCGGACGGGCTGCACGGCGACGAGCTCGCGCTGGGCGTGGACTTCATCGGCGGAACCAACGCGCTCTACCTCGTGACGATTCCCGAGCCCGGCACGGCGATCCTGCTCGGCCTGGGTCTGGGAGGCCTGTGCGCTTTCCGGCGCAGAGCAGGGTCGCCCGCGTAG
- a CDS encoding aldolase/citrate lyase family protein has product MSFAPRRRLERPAVPPLRSVLFAPGSNEAAVSRAMASGADAVVLDLEEPETPMTEAVRERAHSVCGEVLRERAGRAGSEGPLIFARVRTAYSGGAFTDLRALVGPALAGVLVPKIEGPEDVVAMDALLLAAEVEAERPRGSIGLYPILETAEGLRLAYEIAKASPRVVYMGGAISRFGDIHQALGYRWTAEGRETLFVRSKVLMDVKAAGIRYPVSGMWGGASDDLDGLRMFADELRALGYYGMMLGDPAHVPLVHEVFTPSAEEVAYWSDLVRLGDAAAESGEGPILYGDPSQGEGHEVHLAHVESARLNLEWARALGLA; this is encoded by the coding sequence TTGAGCTTCGCGCCGCGTCGCCGGCTCGAGCGCCCGGCGGTCCCGCCGCTGCGAAGCGTGCTCTTTGCGCCGGGCTCGAACGAAGCCGCGGTCTCGCGGGCGATGGCCTCGGGGGCCGATGCGGTCGTGCTCGACCTCGAGGAGCCGGAGACGCCGATGACCGAGGCGGTCCGCGAACGGGCACATTCGGTCTGCGGAGAGGTCTTGCGGGAGCGGGCCGGGCGGGCCGGGAGCGAAGGGCCGCTGATCTTCGCGCGCGTTCGGACCGCGTACTCCGGCGGCGCCTTCACGGATCTTCGCGCGCTCGTGGGACCGGCCCTGGCTGGAGTGCTCGTCCCGAAGATCGAGGGACCCGAGGACGTCGTCGCGATGGATGCGCTCCTGCTCGCGGCGGAGGTCGAAGCCGAACGACCGCGCGGCTCGATCGGGCTCTATCCGATTCTCGAGACGGCGGAGGGGCTCCGGCTCGCCTACGAGATCGCAAAGGCGTCGCCGCGGGTCGTGTACATGGGCGGAGCCATCTCACGTTTCGGCGACATCCACCAGGCGCTCGGCTATCGCTGGACCGCCGAGGGCCGCGAGACGCTCTTCGTTCGGTCGAAGGTCCTGATGGACGTGAAGGCGGCGGGCATCCGCTACCCGGTGAGCGGGATGTGGGGCGGGGCGTCCGACGATCTCGATGGCCTCCGCATGTTCGCCGACGAGCTTCGGGCGCTCGGCTACTACGGAATGATGCTGGGCGATCCGGCGCACGTGCCCCTGGTTCACGAGGTGTTCACGCCGTCGGCGGAAGAGGTCGCCTACTGGTCCGACCTGGTGCGTCTCGGGGATGCCGCGGCGGAGAGCGGCGAAGGTCCGATCCTCTACGGGGACCCGAGTCAGGGCGAGGGCCACGAAGTCCATCTGGCCCACGTGGAGAGCGCGCGGCTGAACCTCGAGTGGGCGAGGGCGCTCGGCCTCGCCTGA
- a CDS encoding cytochrome P450 translates to MTLPPFHPFSLEYTANPKPYFAHFHADGRLFEHEAFGAWFAHDYESVRAFCDHPQMSRRPSVEHVSEEEAEARLARWPILEARMTGGSAPQDEEYNDQLVLRKVLAPDFRPGTIRKMAATVRDVVAKHLAPIQSEEKVDVVKLVQSVPLSIITQLLGISESGPNAETFLTAGPDFFRGIGPLVSDAAKDRAEAAALAMIQVLAEEVESRRVQPRDDLISNVIEVVDETEGMDPDEVIPTLVVLLAAGTDTTRLTTSLAVKTLLDHPEEMEKLRANRDLLPNAIMELMRFEGATKFLARSTLEDVTWKGQTIPADTSVLISILGAGWDPSVYESPERFDITRELRGTLAFGHGRGFCMGSHLAKLQLEELLGFFLDHLPVGASVDPAEMVWDPSNAFLREIQSMPARLR, encoded by the coding sequence ATGACGCTTCCGCCCTTCCATCCCTTCTCGCTCGAGTACACCGCGAACCCGAAGCCCTATTTCGCGCACTTCCACGCCGACGGTCGACTCTTCGAGCACGAAGCGTTCGGCGCGTGGTTCGCCCACGACTACGAATCCGTCCGCGCCTTCTGCGACCACCCCCAGATGTCGAGGCGGCCGAGCGTCGAACACGTGTCCGAAGAGGAGGCGGAGGCGCGCCTTGCGCGCTGGCCGATCCTCGAGGCGAGGATGACCGGCGGATCGGCACCGCAGGACGAGGAGTACAACGATCAGCTCGTGCTTCGGAAAGTCCTCGCCCCCGATTTCCGACCGGGCACGATCCGCAAGATGGCCGCGACGGTCCGAGACGTCGTCGCCAAGCATCTCGCGCCGATCCAATCGGAGGAGAAGGTCGACGTCGTGAAGCTCGTCCAGAGCGTCCCGCTGAGCATCATCACGCAGCTGCTGGGCATCTCCGAGTCCGGCCCGAACGCGGAGACCTTCCTGACGGCGGGCCCCGACTTCTTCCGTGGCATCGGTCCGCTCGTCTCCGACGCGGCGAAGGACCGGGCGGAGGCGGCGGCCCTGGCGATGATCCAGGTGCTCGCCGAGGAGGTCGAGTCGCGGCGCGTGCAGCCGCGCGACGATCTGATCTCCAACGTGATCGAGGTCGTCGACGAGACGGAAGGGATGGACCCGGACGAGGTGATCCCGACGCTCGTCGTTCTGCTGGCCGCCGGAACGGACACGACCCGGCTCACGACGTCGCTCGCCGTGAAGACCCTGCTCGACCATCCCGAGGAGATGGAGAAGCTTCGAGCGAATCGAGACCTCCTGCCCAACGCGATCATGGAGCTGATGCGTTTCGAGGGCGCGACGAAATTTCTCGCGCGATCGACCCTCGAGGACGTGACGTGGAAGGGCCAGACGATCCCCGCCGACACGAGCGTCTTGATCTCGATCCTCGGCGCCGGCTGGGATCCCAGCGTCTACGAATCACCCGAACGTTTCGACATCACCCGGGAGCTGCGCGGCACGCTCGCGTTCGGCCACGGGCGCGGGTTCTGCATGGGCTCGCACCTGGCGAAGCTCCAGCTCGAAGAGCTCCTCGGCTTCTTCCTCGACCACCTGCCGGTCGGAGCGAGCGTCGATCCTGCCGAGATGGTCTGGGACCCGTCCAACGCCTTCCTGCGTGAGATCCAGAGCATGCCCGCACGGCTCAGGTGA